The following DNA comes from Marinilactibacillus sp. Marseille-P9653.
TTTAGATGTAATTGTATTTATAGTATCTTGATTAGAAGTTAACTCTTTTGCGGTTAAGTGGATTTTATATTCAATCGATAATGGAAGACGAGCCTTTTCTATCAGTATGGGCATTTCTTTAATGAATTGCTGTGACTGATTAGACTGTTTCTTCCAAAACTTTTTTATAGCATTCATGAATCCCATATTAAATCCTCCTCTCAATCAAGTAAAATGAAATTCATGGTATAAAAGGGAATGTTATCTTTAAATAACATTTCATATTTTTATATTAACTAAAATAGGAACTATCTTCAAGATTTAAGCCTTATTTTAAGGGAAGAAATTCTAAACATTATCGTTTTGTAACGATTTTTCATCTATTGAACGTTATTTGATTCTTTATGGAAAAAAGTCACTTGCTGTCTTTTATGAAAATGATTTATACTTTGAATAGTAGAATTTATGATAATTGTTAGGAGGAGTTGTATTGATCAATTATTGGATCTACTTCATACTTTTGACTGTGACTTGGATATCTGCACTTTTCTTTCAAGATAGTTCAGTTTTAGGATTATTTTATTCAGTACTTTTTTTTGCGGGATATAATCTTATACCATTAGTTTTTCTTTTTTTGAAAAAAGTGTTTTTTATCGGATTACTTTTATGTACCGTCTTAACTTTTATTTCAGTGGAGTTGAATCCTTTTGTCTGGTTGATTCTGGTTATTCTTGCGGCACAATTCTATGAGCTTTTAAAACCTTACATACTCTATTGTCTGATCGTTCTCAGTTTCTTGATCATACTATTTCCAGCTTTTAACGCGCTAAATTCAAAGATGATCGTGTATCAACTTATACTCGTAGGTTTATCTATCCTATTGATTGGTCAGCTAAATAACCAAAAGAAACAGCGATTTAAAATATCTTTGGATAATACTAGAATGTATAATGAGTTATCTTCTATCAAGCGACAGCAATTCCTCAATGACGAGAGTATTCGCCTGGAAGAAAGAAGTCAGATTGCTAGAGAAATTCATGATGCAGTGGGGCATAGATTAACTGCTTTACTGATGCAACTAGAAGTCGCTCGTTTACAAGCTAAAAACAAAGAAAGTGCTGAACAATTCAATGCTCTCAAGAAATTAGCTCAGATGAGCCTTTCGGATACGCGAAAGGCTGTTAGTACATTAAAGTCGCAAGAACAATCTGGTCTCCAAGCTGTAATTTTTCTGATTCGTAAATTAGAGACTGAAAGTCATTTGAGACTTACAATGACCTTGAAGTCTGGTGTTTTGAACAGTAGGTTAAACAATGAACAATCGGTTACACTTTACCGAGCGATTCAGGAGGCCCTCACCAATATGATGAAACATAGTGACCGAAAA
Coding sequences within:
- a CDS encoding sensor histidine kinase; this encodes MINYWIYFILLTVTWISALFFQDSSVLGLFYSVLFFAGYNLIPLVFLFLKKVFFIGLLLCTVLTFISVELNPFVWLILVILAAQFYELLKPYILYCLIVLSFLIILFPAFNALNSKMIVYQLILVGLSILLIGQLNNQKKQRFKISLDNTRMYNELSSIKRQQFLNDESIRLEERSQIAREIHDAVGHRLTALLMQLEVARLQAKNKESAEQFNALKKLAQMSLSDTRKAVSTLKSQEQSGLQAVIFLIRKLETESHLRLTMTLKSGVLNSRLNNEQSVTLYRAIQEALTNMMKHSDRKRAEIVFEIIAERELKFSVKHIQSEKVIVKEGFGLSNMKERLERIDGKLSIQNNDNHFIVIGQFPLEVKQND